Proteins encoded together in one Streptomyces umbrinus window:
- a CDS encoding GOLPH3/VPS74 family protein — MQNKTLIVEDLMLLLMDDKSGAIAGAGTLYYTLGGAVLVELGLDGHITVDENDKGMNGLKVHAVSGEPLSDPVLQTAHEKVAERLRGVQTLLIEIGTGLGETLLDRLVERGMLRRESKKTLGVFRSTSTTAADTQHKKALLEKVRAVLAYGEEPDARTAAVIGLLSASGTLPSLHRSIPWSGKVYKRAKQLEQASWGAEAVNTAVMRTVAAVSVGTAVAVTVTN, encoded by the coding sequence ATGCAGAACAAGACCCTCATTGTCGAAGATCTGATGCTGCTGCTGATGGACGACAAGTCGGGAGCGATCGCGGGAGCCGGCACGCTGTACTACACCCTCGGCGGCGCCGTTCTCGTCGAGCTCGGCCTCGACGGACACATCACGGTCGACGAGAACGACAAGGGAATGAACGGTCTGAAGGTCCACGCCGTCTCCGGCGAGCCGCTGTCGGACCCCGTGCTCCAGACCGCCCATGAGAAGGTCGCCGAACGACTGCGAGGTGTGCAGACCCTCCTCATCGAGATCGGCACCGGGTTGGGCGAGACCCTTCTCGACCGACTCGTCGAGCGGGGCATGCTGCGCCGAGAGAGCAAGAAGACGCTGGGCGTGTTCCGTTCGACTTCCACGACGGCCGCGGACACCCAGCACAAGAAGGCCCTCCTGGAGAAGGTCCGCGCCGTCCTGGCCTATGGCGAGGAGCCAGATGCCCGTACGGCGGCGGTGATCGGGCTCCTCTCCGCAAGCGGCACCCTGCCGAGCCTGCACCGCTCCATCCCGTGGTCGGGCAAGGTCTACAAGCGTGCGAAGCAACTGGAGCAGGCCAGTTGGGGCGCCGAAGCGGTGAACACCGCTGTGATGCGGACCGTGGCAGCGGTCTCTGTGGGGACCGCTGTCGCTGTCACCGTCACCAACTAG
- a CDS encoding phosphotransferase family protein translates to MAGAARAALGGGRRLAAAERIAGGSKKGVYRLVMDDSTTAIAYLWDDAENYWPTAEGDDDLTDPFAPGLGLDLFQAAHRRLDSLGVRVPAIRLVDRDGAHCPADLAVVEDIPGENLEDLLARDPGAAAPVMARLGEALEAMRQHRASTYGKVAVVDEGGTSLGTSCESVVLDRALRDLAEAASRDPRIAGARDRLEERLRGLAAEVRPRTEYAVVHGELGPDHVLVDAVGNPVAIDIEDLMYFDVEWEHVFLRIRLHDAYRPLEVDGLDEDRLALYMLAQRLSLTAGPLRLLDGDFPDRAFMAGIAEYNLKQALELIRT, encoded by the coding sequence TTGGCCGGTGCGGCGCGGGCCGCGCTGGGCGGTGGGCGGCGGCTGGCGGCCGCTGAGCGGATCGCGGGCGGTAGCAAGAAGGGCGTCTACCGCCTGGTGATGGACGACTCGACGACTGCGATCGCCTACCTGTGGGACGACGCCGAGAACTACTGGCCGACGGCCGAGGGCGACGACGACCTCACCGACCCGTTCGCGCCCGGCCTCGGGCTCGACCTGTTCCAGGCCGCGCACAGGCGGCTCGACTCGCTCGGAGTTCGCGTCCCCGCGATCCGTCTGGTCGACCGAGACGGCGCCCACTGCCCGGCCGACCTAGCGGTCGTCGAGGACATCCCGGGCGAGAACTTGGAGGACCTGCTCGCGCGCGACCCGGGCGCGGCCGCCCCGGTCATGGCCCGGCTCGGCGAGGCCCTTGAAGCGATGCGGCAACATCGGGCGTCCACGTACGGCAAGGTGGCCGTGGTCGACGAGGGAGGCACGTCGCTCGGGACGTCGTGCGAGTCGGTCGTGCTGGACCGCGCGCTGCGGGACCTGGCCGAGGCGGCGTCGCGTGATCCGCGGATCGCGGGGGCGCGCGACCGGCTGGAGGAACGGCTGCGGGGTCTGGCGGCGGAGGTGCGGCCGCGAACGGAGTACGCGGTCGTGCACGGCGAACTGGGGCCCGACCACGTGCTGGTGGACGCGGTCGGGAACCCCGTGGCGATCGACATCGAGGACTTGATGTACTTCGACGTCGAGTGGGAGCACGTCTTTCTGCGGATCCGCCTGCACGACGCCTACCGGCCATTGGAGGTGGACGGACTGGACGAGGACCGGCTCGCGCTCTACATGCTGGCGCAGCGTCTGTCGCTGACGGCGGGGCCACTGCGACTGCTCGACGGGGACTTCCCCGACCGGGCGTTCATGGCGGGCATCGCCGAGTACAACCTGAAGCAGGCACTGGAACTGATCCGCACCTGA
- a CDS encoding cold-shock protein, with amino-acid sequence MAKGTVKWFNAEKGFGFIAQDGGGPDVFAHYSNINSTGFRELQEGQVVTFDVTQGQKGPQAENITPA; translated from the coding sequence ATGGCCAAGGGAACCGTCAAGTGGTTCAACGCCGAAAAGGGCTTCGGCTTCATTGCTCAGGACGGCGGGGGACCGGACGTCTTCGCGCACTACTCCAACATCAACTCCACCGGCTTCCGTGAGCTCCAGGAAGGCCAGGTCGTGACCTTCGACGTCACGCAGGGCCAGAAGGGCCCGCAGGCGGAGAACATCACCCCCGCCTGA
- a CDS encoding helix-turn-helix transcriptional regulator, with the protein MTYREFRAPTGLLPVVACLWRNDTLVDGTERVVPDGCVDLVWMGDGPPLVVGPDTGPVLWEPTGAPTCGVRLRQGAAGDVLGLPASAVRDLQVPLTEVWPEAGALSEQVATAGDTAESLRLLAGAVLHRRATPDPLATAAARRLADREIRVADLAAELGVGERQLHRRVTAAVGYAPKTLARVARLRRLIGADEASTMSLADQALAAGYASQAHMTDEVHRLTGVTPVRFLEDVRLTAA; encoded by the coding sequence GTGACCTACCGCGAGTTCCGTGCGCCGACCGGGCTGCTGCCCGTGGTGGCTTGTCTGTGGCGTAATGACACGCTCGTGGACGGGACGGAGCGGGTGGTTCCGGACGGCTGTGTCGATCTGGTCTGGATGGGCGACGGCCCGCCACTCGTTGTCGGCCCCGACACCGGCCCGGTGCTGTGGGAGCCGACCGGCGCGCCGACCTGCGGCGTACGCCTGCGACAGGGTGCCGCGGGCGACGTGCTGGGGCTGCCGGCCTCCGCCGTCCGCGACCTCCAGGTCCCTCTCACCGAGGTGTGGCCGGAGGCCGGGGCCCTGAGCGAGCAGGTGGCCACGGCCGGTGACACGGCCGAAAGCCTCCGCCTGCTTGCCGGAGCCGTTCTCCACCGCCGGGCCACGCCTGATCCGCTCGCCACCGCGGCGGCCCGCCGCCTGGCGGATCGCGAGATCCGGGTGGCCGATCTCGCCGCCGAACTCGGAGTCGGCGAGCGGCAGCTCCACCGGCGGGTGACCGCCGCGGTCGGGTACGCCCCGAAGACGCTCGCGCGCGTCGCCCGGCTCCGCCGGCTCATCGGGGCCGACGAGGCATCAACGATGTCGCTGGCCGATCAGGCGCTTGCGGCCGGCTACGCCAGTCAGGCCCACATGACCGATGAGGTCCACCGGCTGACGGGAGTCACGCCTGTCCGATTCCTGGAAGACGTCCGGCTGACCGCCGCCTAG
- a CDS encoding MFS transporter: MAVDSLGTGLYLPLSLLYFLRVTDLDLAAIGVLVSVGTALTLPVPLVVGRLVDRVGPRLVVAGGQAVQGFGFLLYLAVSGAGSLVTAVLVASVGLRVYWSSVFTLIADQADAEDAGAKDHWFARTGMMRETGAGGGALLAGAVLAVGSARVYDRLIIASALAFLAAALVVVLAVPSTPHAPPPVEGSSGYRVLLRDRPYLALIGTCTIFALCSTFLALSLPVYVVQGLSGPDWAPGPLLALNTLLLATCTAAVTRFVRRRCTRVRAMVWAGGLWALWCAASAAAALLPSRALVPFLVAVVVCYTVAEMTYGPASNALAADAAPSGSRGTYLAAFQYSFAGADILAPALFGLLFSHGHQLPWLAVGLLASLGVVLMLRLEHRLPREDRTPQRKTDIRNEAQESKA; the protein is encoded by the coding sequence GTGGCGGTCGACTCATTGGGCACGGGCCTGTATCTCCCGCTCTCGCTGCTGTACTTCCTGAGGGTCACTGATCTGGACTTGGCCGCCATCGGCGTGCTCGTCAGTGTGGGTACGGCCCTGACCTTGCCGGTGCCGTTGGTCGTCGGGCGGCTGGTCGACCGGGTCGGGCCGCGACTGGTGGTCGCCGGCGGCCAGGCCGTCCAGGGGTTTGGTTTCCTGCTCTACCTGGCGGTCTCCGGGGCGGGTTCGCTGGTGACCGCGGTCCTGGTGGCATCGGTCGGCCTACGCGTCTACTGGTCATCGGTCTTCACGCTCATCGCCGATCAGGCGGACGCCGAGGATGCGGGAGCCAAGGACCACTGGTTCGCCCGGACCGGAATGATGCGGGAGACGGGGGCCGGTGGTGGGGCGCTGCTGGCGGGCGCGGTGCTCGCCGTCGGCTCCGCGCGCGTGTACGACAGGCTGATCATCGCCAGCGCACTGGCGTTCCTGGCCGCCGCGCTGGTGGTTGTCCTGGCGGTGCCCTCCACCCCGCACGCCCCGCCACCGGTCGAGGGAAGTTCCGGCTACCGGGTGCTACTGCGGGACCGGCCCTACCTTGCGCTGATCGGGACATGCACGATCTTCGCCCTGTGCAGCACGTTCCTCGCCCTGTCACTGCCCGTCTACGTCGTCCAGGGCCTGTCCGGACCCGACTGGGCGCCCGGCCCTCTCCTGGCCCTGAACACATTGCTGCTGGCCACCTGCACAGCCGCCGTGACCCGCTTCGTACGGCGCCGCTGCACGCGCGTCCGCGCCATGGTGTGGGCCGGCGGACTGTGGGCGCTGTGGTGCGCCGCGTCCGCGGCGGCCGCACTGCTGCCGTCCCGAGCGCTGGTGCCGTTCCTGGTGGCGGTGGTGGTGTGCTACACCGTCGCGGAGATGACCTACGGGCCCGCGTCGAACGCGCTCGCCGCGGACGCGGCGCCATCCGGGTCGCGGGGCACCTACCTGGCAGCGTTCCAGTACTCCTTCGCGGGCGCGGACATCCTCGCGCCGGCCCTGTTCGGTCTGCTCTTCAGCCACGGCCACCAGTTGCCGTGGCTCGCCGTCGGTCTCCTCGCCTCACTGGGCGTAGTGCTGATGCTGCGTTTGGAGCACCGACTGCCACGAGAAGACCGAACGCCCCAGCGCAAGACCGACATCCGGAACGAGGCGCAGGAGAGTAAAGCCTGA
- a CDS encoding GntR family transcriptional regulator → MTQTAHTPTSPGKQMLSEQVYAYLRDAIMRGEYAPGHALKPQDLAKEQGVSLAVVREALVRVVGEGLADRLPNRGFAVPSFSDSRWQEITEARRTIEPVVLRMSVERGDVDWEARVRAAHHRLARTPAYVPEEGEYYSSAWSEAHRLFHRTLLEGCGNPVLLETVDRMWTASELARRWSAHRNPDRDGVDEHRRLEEAALARDADTAAEVLAQHLTQTAAGLTGSPHEPAK, encoded by the coding sequence ATGACCCAGACGGCCCACACCCCGACTTCGCCGGGCAAGCAGATGCTCTCCGAGCAGGTCTACGCATACCTGCGGGACGCGATCATGCGCGGGGAGTACGCCCCCGGCCACGCCCTCAAACCGCAGGATCTCGCCAAGGAACAGGGCGTGAGCCTGGCCGTCGTGCGCGAGGCGCTCGTGCGGGTGGTCGGCGAGGGTCTCGCCGACCGGCTGCCCAACCGCGGCTTCGCCGTCCCGTCCTTCTCCGACAGCCGCTGGCAGGAGATCACGGAGGCACGCCGAACCATCGAACCGGTCGTGCTGCGCATGTCCGTCGAGCGCGGCGACGTCGACTGGGAGGCCCGCGTACGTGCCGCCCACCACCGTCTGGCGCGCACTCCGGCGTACGTTCCGGAGGAGGGCGAGTACTACAGCAGCGCATGGTCCGAAGCCCACCGGCTCTTCCACCGCACCCTGTTGGAAGGCTGCGGCAATCCCGTCCTGCTGGAGACCGTCGACCGGATGTGGACCGCGAGCGAGCTGGCTCGCCGCTGGTCGGCACACCGCAACCCCGACCGGGACGGCGTCGACGAACACCGCCGACTGGAGGAGGCGGCGCTGGCCCGCGACGCCGACACGGCGGCTGAGGTACTGGCTCAGCACCTCACCCAGACCGCGGCCGGACTGACCGGCTCTCCCCACGAACCCGCGAAGTAG
- a CDS encoding YbhB/YbcL family Raf kinase inhibitor-like protein: MSANDPFARLPEAVSFTVTSANVTDGSAWSPEQLSGMSGVPGGKDVSPQLSWNGAPEGTKSYAVTVYDPDAPTGSGFWHWAVADIPATVTELPEGAGDDTGSGLPEGAFQLPNDARAARFIGAAPPAGHGPHRYFVVVHALAVESIGVAADATPAVLGFTMAGHILGRAVLTASAETPA, translated from the coding sequence ATGAGCGCCAACGACCCCTTCGCCCGCCTCCCCGAGGCGGTCTCCTTCACCGTTACGAGCGCCAACGTCACCGACGGCTCCGCCTGGTCGCCCGAGCAACTCTCCGGCATGTCCGGCGTCCCCGGCGGGAAGGACGTCTCGCCGCAGTTGTCCTGGAACGGCGCCCCGGAAGGCACCAAGAGCTACGCCGTCACCGTGTACGACCCCGACGCCCCCACCGGGTCCGGGTTCTGGCACTGGGCGGTCGCCGACATCCCCGCCACCGTCACCGAGCTGCCCGAGGGCGCCGGCGACGACACCGGCTCGGGCCTGCCCGAGGGCGCCTTCCAGCTGCCCAACGACGCCCGCGCAGCCCGCTTCATCGGCGCCGCCCCGCCGGCCGGGCACGGCCCGCACCGCTACTTCGTCGTGGTGCATGCCCTCGCCGTCGAGTCCATCGGCGTGGCCGCCGACGCCACGCCGGCCGTCCTCGGGTTCACCATGGCGGGCCACATACTCGGCCGCGCGGTCCTGACCGCCAGTGCCGAGACTCCCGCCTGA
- a CDS encoding metal-dependent transcriptional regulator, translating into MSVLIDTTEMYLRTILELEEDGVVPLRARIAERLDQSGPTVSQTAARMQRDGLLHVAGDRHLELTVTGRRLAMRVMRKHRLAVCLLVDVIGLEWEQVHDEACRWEHVMSEAVERRALELLRNPTKSPYGNPIPGLEELGVKSSLDPFLDEPIVSLSELDPGPFGASAVVGRIGELIQTDLPLMRTLRQAGVRPGAVVRVTSSSGGVLVGSGGEAAELPTQTAAHVFVAKR; encoded by the coding sequence ATGTCCGTACTCATCGACACCACGGAGATGTATCTACGCACCATCCTGGAGCTCGAAGAGGATGGCGTGGTCCCCCTGCGCGCCCGCATCGCCGAGCGCCTGGACCAGAGTGGGCCCACCGTCAGCCAGACCGCCGCCCGCATGCAGCGCGACGGGCTGCTGCACGTCGCCGGCGACCGGCACCTGGAGTTGACGGTGACGGGCCGTCGACTGGCCATGCGCGTGATGCGCAAGCACCGGCTCGCCGTGTGTCTGCTCGTCGACGTGATCGGTCTGGAGTGGGAGCAGGTGCACGACGAAGCCTGCCGCTGGGAGCACGTGATGAGCGAGGCCGTCGAGCGCCGTGCCCTGGAGTTGCTCCGGAACCCGACCAAGTCGCCCTACGGCAACCCGATCCCGGGCCTGGAGGAGCTCGGCGTGAAGAGCAGCCTGGATCCGTTCCTCGACGAGCCCATCGTCAGCCTCAGCGAACTGGACCCCGGGCCGTTCGGCGCGAGCGCGGTCGTAGGGCGCATCGGGGAGCTGATCCAGACCGATCTCCCGCTGATGCGCACCCTGCGGCAGGCCGGGGTGCGGCCCGGCGCGGTCGTGCGCGTGACGTCATCGTCCGGCGGCGTGCTGGTCGGCAGCGGCGGGGAGGCCGCCGAACTCCCCACGCAGACCGCCGCGCACGTCTTCGTGGCCAAGCGCTGA
- a CDS encoding nuclear transport factor 2 family protein, with protein sequence MAVKSTVTKASSATIAGAAGTASSVAEATRAAVQEFIAARVAGDTGRLVVLFADEVDWMLAENPAVPWIRPRSTAAECAAQFTELMEHTVPEDARASVDTFLVDGTDAVLMGHLSGTVRATGKSFEGPFALRLTVEDGRITRHHLYENSLSIAEACAS encoded by the coding sequence ATGGCCGTCAAGTCCACCGTGACCAAGGCGAGTTCAGCAACCATCGCGGGTGCGGCCGGCACCGCGAGTTCCGTGGCTGAAGCCACTCGGGCTGCCGTGCAGGAGTTCATCGCCGCCCGGGTGGCCGGGGACACCGGGCGGCTCGTCGTGCTCTTCGCCGACGAGGTCGACTGGATGCTCGCCGAGAACCCCGCCGTCCCGTGGATCCGCCCGCGCTCCACCGCCGCCGAATGCGCCGCCCAGTTCACGGAGTTGATGGAGCACACCGTGCCCGAGGACGCGCGCGCCTCCGTCGACACCTTCCTCGTCGACGGCACCGACGCCGTCCTGATGGGCCACCTGTCGGGGACCGTACGCGCGACGGGAAAGTCCTTCGAGGGCCCGTTCGCACTGCGCCTCACCGTCGAGGACGGCCGGATCACCCGGCACCACCTCTACGAGAACAGCCTGTCGATCGCCGAGGCCTGCGCCTCGTGA
- a CDS encoding family 16 glycoside hydrolase produces MSHHPFLRARRLLTALLTGAVLAGGLLAAPASSAAPSDLPPQEPGVTLRVFDVQTPLSKLCTLKPGQTPNHDSLKATVDWSTADDFGGFSDRFVTEVTGNLVVPRDGTYGFRLTSDDGSRLTIDGTTVVDHDGLHGAEPKDGAVSLTAGSHPLRIDHFERDGGQQLQLAWKPPGESDFAVVPREALTTDADVVRVTAPGRKECEASGDSPGDGLPLTSVRPDLTLTDLRPDGFEPQVTGMDWLPDGRLAISTWGGSDNVAGEVYLLDNVTGPTSKDEVTFKKVASGLREPMGIKYVDGSLYVSQKHELTRLVDRDRDDVADEYRTVATWPYGGNFHEFAFGLLYRDGYFYVNLSVSINLGGATTVPQPAPGRGVTYKVSKKTGRISPVAGGLRTPNGIGWGPDGELFATDNQGGWLPSSKLVHVKPDRFFNHYTEPSGPFDASTPTNPVLWLPQNEIANSPSTPLYVKKGRFAGQMLIGDVTYGGLQRAYLEKVKGQYQGAVFRYTQGLEAGVNRLTLGPDGSIYAGGLGAEGNWGQEGKLKFGLQKLTPNGGNTFDIQTMRAVPGGFDLTYTQPVSATTAEELAKRYRAEQWRYTPTADYGGPKIAEEALPVRSAELSKDGRTVRLRLDGLKSGRVVHLRSPRPFTSASGEALWSTEAWYTLNAMPGKQPPPATQYEAEEARLTGSAGVNTDHVGHSGSGFVDRYSTEGKVATTFDVTVPKAGTYDVNLRYSNGPNPFQGTKSLSLYTNGKKLRQVKLASTGDWDSWSTQTEPVVLRAGKNTVSYSYDAGDTGHVNLDLITVRPHGAQLTLFDGSAASQSEWQHTDGRRLKWPLTDEQSMEVCCGDIRTLDAYQDFKLHVEFRVPLLPPDVTGQDRGNSGIFIQDRYELQILDSYGDTSLDTNEAGAIYLKKAPDVNAAKAPETWQTYDIVFRAAHYDDSGRKTADARVTVVWNGQKVHDDIALDGPTASGRAETPAAGAIRLQDHGNKVRFRNITLEPLT; encoded by the coding sequence TTGTCCCACCATCCGTTCCTGCGTGCCCGAAGACTTCTCACCGCCCTACTGACCGGAGCCGTCCTCGCCGGCGGCCTGTTGGCCGCCCCGGCGTCCTCAGCCGCCCCGTCGGACCTCCCGCCACAGGAGCCCGGTGTCACGCTGCGCGTGTTCGACGTGCAGACGCCGCTGAGCAAGCTGTGCACCCTCAAGCCCGGACAGACCCCCAACCACGACTCGTTGAAGGCCACGGTGGACTGGTCCACGGCCGACGACTTCGGTGGCTTCTCCGACCGCTTCGTCACAGAGGTGACCGGCAACCTGGTCGTGCCGCGCGACGGTACCTACGGGTTCCGTCTCACCAGCGACGACGGCTCCCGGCTGACCATCGACGGCACCACGGTGGTCGACCACGACGGACTCCACGGCGCGGAGCCGAAGGACGGCGCGGTCTCGCTCACCGCGGGGTCGCACCCGCTGCGCATCGATCACTTCGAGCGCGACGGCGGGCAGCAGCTCCAACTGGCCTGGAAGCCGCCGGGCGAGAGCGACTTCGCTGTCGTGCCCCGCGAGGCGCTGACTACGGATGCCGACGTCGTCCGGGTGACGGCACCCGGACGCAAGGAATGTGAGGCGAGCGGCGACTCCCCCGGCGACGGCCTCCCGCTCACCTCCGTACGGCCGGACCTGACGCTCACCGATCTGCGCCCCGACGGTTTCGAACCGCAGGTCACCGGTATGGACTGGCTGCCCGACGGACGGTTGGCGATCAGTACCTGGGGCGGCTCCGACAACGTTGCCGGAGAGGTCTATCTGCTGGACAACGTCACCGGTCCGACGAGCAAGGACGAGGTCACCTTCAAGAAGGTGGCAAGTGGTCTGCGTGAGCCCATGGGCATCAAGTACGTCGACGGTTCGCTGTACGTCTCGCAGAAGCACGAGCTGACCCGGCTCGTCGACCGGGACCGCGACGACGTGGCCGACGAGTACCGCACCGTGGCGACCTGGCCGTACGGAGGGAACTTCCATGAGTTCGCCTTCGGACTCCTCTACCGCGACGGCTACTTCTATGTGAACCTCTCCGTCTCCATCAACCTCGGCGGGGCGACCACGGTTCCGCAGCCCGCGCCGGGCCGCGGGGTCACGTACAAGGTCAGCAAGAAGACGGGCAGGATCAGCCCGGTCGCCGGCGGACTTCGTACGCCGAACGGGATCGGCTGGGGCCCGGACGGTGAGCTCTTCGCCACGGACAACCAGGGCGGTTGGCTTCCTTCCTCGAAGCTCGTCCACGTCAAGCCGGACCGCTTCTTCAACCACTACACCGAGCCGTCCGGCCCGTTCGACGCCTCCACACCGACCAATCCCGTGCTGTGGCTGCCCCAGAACGAGATCGCCAACTCGCCCTCCACACCCCTGTATGTGAAGAAGGGCAGGTTCGCGGGTCAGATGCTGATCGGCGACGTGACCTACGGCGGCCTGCAGCGCGCGTACCTGGAGAAGGTGAAGGGCCAGTATCAGGGCGCCGTCTTCCGCTACACGCAGGGTCTTGAGGCCGGAGTCAACCGCCTCACCCTCGGTCCCGACGGCTCGATCTACGCCGGAGGTCTCGGCGCCGAGGGCAACTGGGGCCAGGAGGGCAAGCTCAAGTTCGGCCTGCAGAAGCTCACGCCCAACGGCGGCAACACCTTCGACATCCAGACGATGCGCGCCGTGCCGGGCGGCTTCGACCTGACGTACACCCAGCCGGTGTCCGCGACGACGGCCGAGGAGCTGGCCAAGCGCTACCGGGCCGAGCAGTGGCGCTACACGCCGACCGCCGACTACGGCGGCCCGAAGATCGCCGAAGAAGCCCTGCCCGTACGATCTGCCGAGCTGTCGAAGGACGGGCGTACCGTGCGGCTTCGGCTGGACGGGCTGAAGTCGGGCCGGGTCGTCCACCTGCGGTCCCCACGTCCCTTCACCTCTGCGTCCGGTGAGGCGCTGTGGAGCACCGAGGCCTGGTACACGCTCAATGCCATGCCCGGCAAGCAGCCGCCGCCCGCCACTCAGTACGAGGCCGAGGAAGCGCGTCTGACGGGCTCAGCGGGCGTCAACACCGATCATGTCGGCCACTCCGGCAGCGGCTTCGTCGACCGGTACTCCACGGAGGGCAAGGTTGCCACCACCTTCGACGTGACAGTCCCCAAGGCGGGCACGTACGACGTCAACCTGCGCTATTCCAACGGCCCGAATCCGTTCCAGGGCACCAAGTCGCTCTCCCTGTACACCAACGGGAAGAAGCTGCGGCAAGTGAAGCTGGCCTCCACCGGTGACTGGGATTCATGGTCCACACAGACCGAACCGGTAGTGCTGCGCGCCGGAAAGAACACCGTCTCCTACAGCTACGACGCCGGCGACACCGGCCACGTCAACCTCGATCTGATCACTGTTCGCCCGCACGGGGCACAGCTCACTCTCTTCGACGGGAGCGCCGCCTCGCAGTCCGAGTGGCAGCACACGGACGGGCGACGGCTCAAGTGGCCGCTCACCGACGAGCAGTCGATGGAGGTGTGCTGCGGTGACATCCGGACCCTGGACGCGTACCAGGACTTCAAGTTGCATGTCGAGTTCCGCGTTCCGCTGCTGCCTCCCGATGTCACGGGACAGGACCGTGGCAACAGCGGAATCTTCATCCAGGACCGCTACGAACTCCAGATCCTCGACTCCTACGGTGACACCTCACTGGACACCAACGAAGCCGGAGCCATCTATCTGAAGAAGGCACCCGATGTGAACGCGGCCAAAGCTCCGGAGACTTGGCAGACGTACGACATCGTCTTCCGCGCCGCCCACTACGACGACAGCGGCCGCAAGACGGCCGACGCGCGGGTGACAGTGGTCTGGAACGGCCAGAAGGTGCACGACGACATCGCCCTCGACGGCCCCACCGCCTCGGGCAGAGCCGAGACACCGGCCGCGGGCGCGATCCGTCTGCAGGACCACGGGAACAAGGTCCGGTTCCGCAACATCACCCTGGAGCCTCTGACCTGA
- a CDS encoding helix-turn-helix domain-containing protein, with protein sequence MTDGPNLLGDYVRARRELVTPEQVGIPVMGVRRVPGLRREEVAMLAGISVDYYLRLEQGRDRNPSVQVLESLARVLRLDDDATAYLLRLGADKPRRRQRRRRKEIVPPGIAGLVAMLPLPATVEGRYFDVLAANALATALSPRLVAGANRLRDVFLDPAEQALYPDWENATVGMVAGFRESVGTDTDDPRFIELVGELCLASPRFSRLWARHDVEACEGAPKHIDHPQVGGLQLNRERLAIGGTAGQMLVVYHPDPGTDNADKLALLASAIQMSVRT encoded by the coding sequence ATGACCGACGGACCGAACCTGCTTGGCGATTACGTGCGCGCCCGCCGTGAGCTCGTCACTCCCGAACAGGTCGGTATCCCCGTCATGGGGGTACGGCGCGTACCGGGTCTGCGCCGGGAAGAGGTCGCGATGCTCGCCGGTATCAGCGTCGACTACTACCTGCGCCTGGAACAGGGCCGCGACCGCAACCCCTCCGTACAGGTCCTCGAGTCCCTCGCCCGCGTGTTGCGGCTCGACGACGACGCGACGGCATACCTGCTGCGCCTCGGCGCCGACAAACCCCGACGGCGCCAACGCCGACGCCGGAAGGAGATCGTTCCTCCGGGCATCGCCGGCCTCGTCGCCATGCTCCCGCTGCCCGCCACGGTCGAGGGCCGCTACTTCGACGTACTCGCCGCCAACGCCCTGGCGACCGCCCTGTCCCCGCGTCTCGTGGCGGGAGCCAACCGGCTGCGGGACGTGTTTCTCGACCCTGCCGAACAGGCCCTCTATCCGGACTGGGAGAACGCCACCGTGGGCATGGTCGCGGGCTTCCGCGAGTCCGTCGGCACCGACACGGACGACCCGCGATTCATCGAGCTCGTCGGCGAACTCTGCCTTGCCAGCCCCCGCTTCAGCCGGCTCTGGGCTCGCCACGACGTAGAGGCATGCGAAGGCGCACCCAAGCACATCGACCACCCTCAGGTCGGTGGCCTGCAGCTGAACCGGGAGAGGCTGGCCATCGGCGGCACGGCAGGCCAGATGCTCGTCGTCTACCATCCGGACCCCGGCACTGACAACGCCGACAAGCTGGCACTGCTCGCCTCTGCCATACAGATGTCTGTCCGGACGTGA